GGAGCCGCTGCGCCCGGAGCTGGTGGCCGAGGTCGGCTACGACGCGATGGAGGGCGAACGGCTGCGGCACACCGCCCGGTTCGTCCGCTGGCGGCCCGACCGGGAGGCCCGTTCCTGCCGCTACGACCAGCTCGACCGGCCGATCCGCTACGACGTCGACCAGGTGCTGCGCGGCGACCCGGCGGCGACCGTCGGCGGCGCAGCCGGCCGGGCGTAGCCTGACCGTCGACCGATCACGGAAGGCTCCCACGTGACGCGCTTCGCCGACCTGCCCCGTCGGGCCCGGCTCACCCTGGCCGGGTTCGCCGCGGCCGTGGTGCTGACCGCCGGCTGCACGCTGCCCGCCTTCGCGCCGCGGACCGACACCGAGGGGGAGGCCGCCGCGCCGGGCACCACGCCGACCTGGCACGCCTGCCCGGAGGTGCCCGACCAGTTGGTGGGCCGGGGTGCGCCGGGCATGCGGTACGAGTGCGCGCGGGTCGCCGTACCCCGGAACTGGGGCGGCGGGGCCGCGACCGGCGCGACCGCCGGTCCGGGCACCGGGGAGACCTTCGAGATCTCGCTGCTGCGGGCCCGGTCCAACCGGCAGCACGACCGGATCGGCTCGCTGGTGATCAACCCGGGCGGCCCGGGCGCCTCCGGTGTGGACACCGCGGTCTATCTCTCCTTCGGGCAGTCGTTCGGCGGGTTGCCGGCCGCGGTGACCGACCGCTTCGACATCGTCGGGTTCGATCCGCGCGGGGTGTCCCGGTCCAGCCCGGTCAAGTGCATCTCCGACGCCGACCTCGACGCCAGCTTCGGCTACGACCCCGACCCGGCGAGCCAGTCGTCCTTCGACGGCTTCGTCGACCTCAACAAGCGCATCGGGCAGCGCTGCGGCGACAAGTACGGCGACCAGCTCTCCCTCTTCGGCACCGAGCAGGCCGCCCGGGACATGGACGCGGTCCGGGCGGCGGTCGGCGACGACAAGCTCACCTACCTGGGCTACTCCTACGGCACCCTGCTCGGCGCGACGTACGCCCAGCTCTACCCGCAGCGGGTGCGCGCCCTGGTGCTGGACGGCGCGGTGGACCCGCAGCAGAAGCTGGTGGCGGGCTCGGAGAGCCAGGCCAAGGGCTTCGAGCGGGCGTTCGACAACTTCGCCCGCTGGTGCTCGACCAACGCCGGTCGCTGCCCGATCGCGCCGGACGCCCGGGCGGCCGTCACCGCGGCGATCGACAAGGCGAAGACCTCCCCGGTACGCGGCAAGGACGGCCGGGAGGCCACCTCCGGCTGGGTCTTCTACGCCGTCATCTCCTCGCTCTACACCGAGTCCGGGTGGCAGGAGCTGGCCCGGGCGATCGACCGGCTGGACGGCGGCGATCCGGCGGAGGTGTTCCGCCTCGCCGACGCGTACGCGGGCCGGGAGGACGACGGCCACTACTCCAACCTCTTCGACGCCAACCTCGCGGTGAACTGCACCGACGAGACCGAGAAGCCCACCCGGGAGCAGATCCGGCAGCTCCAGTCGCAGTGGCGGCAGAAATACCCGCTCTTCGGTCCGGCGCTGGCGGTGGGCATGCTGGGCTGCGTGGAGTGGCCCGCCGCGCGGGACCCGTACCCGACCGGCAAGGCGGTGGGCGCGCCGCCGATCGTGGTGGTCGGCACCACCGGCGACCCGGCGACTCCCTATGAGCAGACCGGGGCGCTGGCCTCGATGCTCGGGGTGGGACGGGTGCTGACCTGGGAAGGTGAGGGGCACACCGCCTACCCGCAGACGGCCTGCGTCACCGACGCCGTCGACGCCTATTTGATCTCGCTGACCGTTCCCAGAGCGGGGCTGCGCTGTCCGGCGCGTTGACGGGGGCGCGGCGCTCCGGCTCGGGCACGTCGATGCCCTGCCGGGCGGCCATCTCCTCCACCAGGGCCCGCAGCCGCCGCACGTCGGCCTTCAACTCCTCCTGCTCGGCGTGCTCGAAGGCGTCGTCGTCGACGATGAGCCGGCTGGCGAAGTGCGCGGTGATCAGCGGGATGACCAGCAGCACCATGGTGGAGATCAGCAGCGCGGCGAGGGTGCGTCCCTGCCAGCTGGTGGGTGAGATGTCGCCGTACCCGACGGTGGAGGCGGTGACCACGGCCCACCAGACGGAGTCGGCGGCGCTCTTGTGCTCGGCGTGGCTGTAGAGGATCCCGGCCACCACGATCATCAGCAGGTACGACGTGATCAGCGTGCGGGGCGAGTTCGCGAACCAGACCAGACCTCGGTAGACCCACCGGAACGGCAACAACAGGAGATCCATGGCGCACATGCTGCCCGGTGCGGGCAACCGAGGTCCGCACATCGTCCGGTGTCGCTGTGCCAAGCTGCGGGGATGACCGACGTGATCTTCCGGGAGGCCGTCCGGGCCGACCTGCCCGCCATCATCGCCCTGCTCGCCGACGACGTGCTGGGCAAGGCCCGCGACTTCACCGAGGTCGACGCCGCGTACGAGCGGGCCTTCGCGGACATCGACGCCGACCCGCGCAACCAGTTGATCGTCGCCGACTCGGCGGGTGAGCTGGTCGGCTGCCTGCAGATCACGTACATCCCGGGGTTGGGCCGGCACGGCGCCGAGCGGTCGCTGATCGAGTCGGTGCGGGTCCGGTCGGACCTGCGCGGCCGGGGGCTCGGCCGGGCGATGATGGCGTGGGCGGTCGACCAGGCCCGACAGCGCGGCTGCGCGCTGGTGCAGCTCACCACCGACAAGTCCCGCGCCGACGCGCACCGCTTCTATCGCGACCTCGGCTTCGTGGCCAGCCACGAGGGGATGAAGCTGGCCCTCTGAGACCGGCGGATCCACCGACCACTCTCCCGCGCGGCGGGGAGCCGGCTCCCCACTGCGCGGGATGGGCCCCGGTCCGGTCCCACCCATGCTGGACGGGCAACCGAGGAACGGGGACCCGTCATGCACGTCGACACCGCACCGGCCGGCCGGACCGCCCACCCACGGGACGGCCGGCCCGCGCCCACCTGGGCGGTCCGTGCCGCCCACCTGATTCCGCTGGTCACCCTGCCGTCCGGCCTGTGGCGGCTCGCCCTGGTGGCCGGCGTGCCCATCGGCGCCTCGGCGTTCGGGGAGCCCGTTCACCTGGGCGTCGGCGAGAGCGTCTACATCGTCTCGCTGAGCCTGGTCTCCGAGCTGCTCGCGCTGCTCTCGCTCGGCCTGGTCCAGCCCTGGGGCGAGGTGCTCCCCCGCCGGCTGCCGCTGCTCGGCGGTCGCCGGGTGCCGCCGGCGTTCGCCGTGACGACCGCCACCGCCGGTGCCGTCGCCGTCACCCTCATCTTTGGGTACGCCGCCTGGGGCGTGGTCGTCAAGGGCAACGACCTGGACTTCTCGCCGGCCGGCTTCGCGCTGCTGGTGGCCTGCTACGCCCCGTTGCTGCTCTGGGGTCCGCTGCTGCTCGCCGTCACCGCCGCCTACCGGCGTCGCCGCTGCCGCGACTGACCCCGCCGGAGCACCGCGCCCCGGTGCATCGGGCCCGTCGATCCGGCCTCCGCCCGCTCTCCCGCCGAGCGGATCAGCGAGAGAGCGTCGCCGTGAACCGGGGTGATCCGGCCCCGGGGCCCTCGCCCGCTCCGATCGCCTGGACCCTGTCCGGACGCTACGAACTTGATTACATAAATGAATCACCTCGCGAGAACAGTGGAGAGACGTTTCCCCGCAGCGGCACGGAGCGGGGCGACAGGGCAGAGTCGAAGCCCGGCACGCCGGCCGTCGGGCGGACGGGTGATTCATCTTTGTAATCAAGTTCGTAGCGAAGGCGAGCCGCACCCGCCCGGCGCGGGCTGACCGTCAGGACCGACGCCGGCCAGCCCGCGACACCGAGACCAGGGCCCCCGGGACCCTGGGACCCTGGGACCCTGGGACCCCGGGACCCCGGGACCCCGGGACAGAACAACCCAGGCACGAGCCGCGCGACCACGAGCCATCGGCGACCACGGCGACGGACACCCGGCACGGCCGCCGTGCCGATCCGGTCAGTCGGCGACGAGGCGACCGTCGCGCAGGGTGAGGGTACGGTCGGCCAGCTCGATCAGGGCCGGGTCGTGGGTGGCCACCAGCGCCGTCATGCCGCGGGCGTGCACCACCGCGCGGAGCAGGTCCATGATGGACCGGCCCGTCTCCGAGTCGAGCTGGCCGGTCGGCTCGTCGGCGATCAGCAGGTCCGGCTCGTTCGCCAGGGCGCGGGCCACCGCCACCCGCTGCTGCTGCCCGCCCGACAGCTCGTACGGGCGCTGCGCGGCGTGGCCGCCCAGCCCGACCAGTTCCAGCAGCACCGCCACCCGCTGCTCCCGTTCGGCGGCCGGCACCCGGGCCAGCCGCAGCGGCACCCCGACGTTCTCCGCCGCCGACAGGATCGGCACCAGTCCGAAGGTCTGGAAGACGAACCCGATGGTGCCCCGGCGCAGCGCCAGCAGCTCCCGTTCACCGGCGCCGGTCACGTCCCGGCCGGCCACCCGCACCCGGCCACGGTCCGGCCGGTCGAGACCGCCGACCAGGTTGAGCAGGGTGGTCTTGCCGGCGCCCGAGCGGCCCCGGACCGCGACCAGCTCGCCCCGCCCGGCGGAGAAGGAGACGTCCCGGACGGCGTGCACCGCGTGTTCGCCCCGGCCGAAGGTGCGGCTCACCCCGTCGACCCGGATCACCTCGTCGCTGACCGTCGACCCGGTGACCGTCGACCCGGTGACCGTCGCCCCGGTGACCGTCGACCCGGTGACCGACGCCCCGGTGACCGTCTCGCCGGCGGAGGGGCCGGAGACCTGCTCGCTCATGCCTCGCTCCGTTCGGTCTGCGCGCGGTCGCCGGGCCGTACCTGCACGTGGTCGGGTTCCAGGTCGAGCCGGACCCGGTCGCGCAGGGACAGCGCCTCCACGAAGGACGCCGGCAGCTGCATCCGGCCGGTGCGGTCCAGCACCGCGTACTCCTCGCTCACCAGCTCGGTGCTGCCGTCCGCGGCGACGCGGGCGGTGCGGCGTACCTCGGAGGAGGTCCGGCCGTCACGGATCGCGACGGTCCGGCGGACCTGGCCGGCCACGGCGTAGTCGTGGGTGACCACCACGATGGTGACCCCCAGCTCGGCGTTGATGGTCCGCAGCGCGGCGAAGACCTCCGCGCCGGTCGCCTCGTCCAGCTCGCCGGTGGGCTCGTCGGCGAAGAGCACCTCCGGGTCGTTCGCCACCGCCACGGCCACCGCGCAGCGCTGCTGCTCGCCGCCGCTCAACTGGCCCGGCCGCCGGTCCGCGCAGTAGCCGACGCCGACCAGGTCGAGCAGCTCGCGGGCCCGTTCCCGGCGCGCCCGCCGGCTCCGGCCACCGGCCAGCTTCATCGGCAGCTCGACGTTCTCCCGCGCCGTCAGGTACGGCAGCAGGTTGCGGCCGGTCTGCTGCCAGACGAAGCCGACCAACTGCCGGCGGTAGCTGAGCCGCCGCCGGTTCGACAGGGACAGCAGGTCGTACTCGGCGACCCGGGCGATGCCGGCGGTGGGGGTGTCCAACCCGGAGAGGATGTTCAGCAGGGTCGACTTGCCCGATCCGGACGCGCCGACGATCGCCACCAGCTCACCCCGGTCGATGACCAGGTCGAGCCCCTGAAGGGCGACCACCTCCACCCCCTCGGTCTTGAAGATGCGGACCAGGCCGTCGCAGACGATGTGCCCGCGCAACCGGTCCCGGCCGCCGGCCCGCTCGGCGGCGCGCTGCGCCGCCCTGCGTTGCAGGTCGGCGAGGTCCGGGGATGCCTCGGCGGTGGCTGTCATCTCAGCTCTCCTCTCCGAGCCGGAGCACCTCGCCGAGGCGCATCCGGCGGTTGTTCAGGGCTTCGACGGCGACCGCGAAGCCGAGGGCCAGCACGGCGAGCCCGAGCACGCCGGCCACCAGTCCCGGTTCGAAACGCACCCGTACGGCCGTCCCGCCGGTGAAGGCGGGCAGCCCGAGCACCGGGGTCAACAGTGTCGGCAGCAGCGCGCCGACCAGCGCGCCGGTCAGCACCGACACCAGCACCAGCGGGGTCAGCTCGACCAGCAGCAGCCCCCGCCACTGCCGACGGGACAGCCCCATGGTGCGCAGCCGGGACAGCACCTGGCCGCGTCCCCGCGCCCCGGCCAGCACGGCGAAGGCGAGGGCGAGCAGGCCGAGCAGCGCGCCGCCGACCGCGCCCGTGGTGAAGCCGAAGACCAGCAGCCCGTTCACCCCGCTGCCCCCCAGCTCCGCGCGCACGTCGGACCAGGTGCGCACCTGCGGGGGCAGCGGGCGGTCCTGGCCGGCGAAGGCGCCGGCCCGCTGGTGGCGGCGCTGGCCCTCCTCCGCCACCCGGGTCACCGCAGCCACGTCTACCGCCCGGCCGTCGGTGGCCAGCACGAAACCCGTGGGGACCAGCGGGTGCGGACCGCCGGCGGGCAGCGCCGGCCAGGGCAGCACCAGGAAGCGGTCGGTGGCCGGGTCGACCGTCGGGAACTGCCCGACCGTCGCGGCCACCCGGACCGGCAGCCGGTTGCCCTGCACGTCGTACCAGGCGGGCCGCGCTCCGGCCCGGTCGGCCAGTCCGGCGCGGGCCAGCTCCGCGGCGAGCGCCGGGGAGACCAGCGCCGGCAGCGGCGTCGTACCGTCGCCACCGGCACCCGGGCCGGCCGGCAGCCGCACCGGGACACCGGAGCGCCGGGCCACCTCGGCGAACCGGCCGCCGTCGACCAGCAGGACCTGCGTCTCGCCCACGGCGGCGGGCCGGCCCACCGAGTCGGCGTACGGGCGCAGCGACGACTCGACCAGCAGTGGCGCGACCGCCCGCACCCCGGGCAGCGCGGCCAGCTCGGTCGCGGTGTCCGGGGCGAACCGCTCGCCGCTGACCAGCGCGTCCGCCGGCACGGCGGCGGAGGCGGCGCGATCCCGGCCCGCCTCGATGCCGACCGCGACCACCCCGCAGAACGCGGCGGTGGCGATCGCGAGCACCACCACCACCAGCGGACCCGTGGCGGCGGCCCGCCCCGCCCGGGCGGTACCGAGGAACGCGACGCTGCCGCGGGCGCGGGCCGCCGCCCGGCTCAGCAGCCGCAACGGCCACGGGTACGCGCGCAGCGCCAGCAGCGCCGCCGCGACCGCCAGCAGCACCGGCACCGACACCAGCAGCGGGTCCACCGCGTCACCGAGGACCAGCCCCCGGCGGCGCAGCAGGAACGCGGCCAGGACGGCGACGGCGAGCACGGTCACCTCGACGGTGAGCCGGACGGTGCCGGCGCGGCGGGCGAGCAGGTCCGCCCGGCCGCCCGTCGACCGCTGCCCGGTCAGCGCCGCGACCGGCGGGGCCAGGGTGGCGAGCAGGGCCGCCAGCAGGACGTACCGGACCGGTGCACCGGTGCCGGGGAGGAGGCCGCCGAGCAGCCAGCCCACCCCGGCGGCGGCCGGCAGCACCAGCACCGACTCGGCGGACGCGCGTCGCAGCAGGGCGCCCGTCGAGCCGCCCCGGGCGCGCAGCAGCGCGTACTCGGTGCGGCGCCGACGCGCGGTCAGTCCCGCCGCCAGCACGGTCAGGCCGGCCAGCGTGGCGAGCAGTCCGGCGGCGATGACGGCGAGCAGCGTACGGGCGGCGGCCAGCGAACCGGCGAAGCGCCGCAGCGGCACGTCCACGCCCTGGCTGAGGGTGAGCCCGGCCGGGACGGTCCGGTCCAGGGCGGCCAGCCCGTCGATCAGCGCGTCGAGCTGACCGGCGGTGATCCGCTCCGGCGAGATCCGGTAGCGCCAGCCGAAGCTGACCGGCCAACCGGCGGCGACCGCCGCGGCGAGACCGGCGTCGGCGGTGAACCCGACGATCTGGGACGGTTGTCCCTCGCCCTGGGGTGGGGTGGGCCGCAGCATCGACGGCAGCGCGTCCCAGATCCCGTCGGTGCGGTCCGTCGGCCGGAACACGCCGACCAGCGTGACCGGCCGCCTCGTCCGGATCTCGCCGCCCGGGTCGGGCAGGTTGAGGGTGAAGCGGTCGCCGGCGTGCAGCCCGAACGGGTCGGCGACCGTGTCGGCGAGGGCCACCTCGATCGCTCCGTCGGCGGTGCCACCCGCCGCCGGCCAGCGCCCCTGGACCAGGGTGGCCGCCTCCGGCAGGCCGCTCACCGCGCGCAGGCTCAGGTCGACCAGCCCCTTGTCGGCGGTCAGCCCCGGCCCGCGCAGCGGGGTGAAGCCGGTCTGTCCGGCGTACCATCGCTGGCCGACCGTCGTGCGGACGGCGGGTGGCATCCGGCCCTCGATGGCGGTCAGCTCGGCGGCCCGGTTGGCGACGAGCCCGGCGCCGGACCCCGGCATCCGCTCCTCGCCGGTGGTGTACGTCAGGTCGCGCCGAGCCACCGGCTCGGCGGCCACCTGCTCGCGCAGCCCCTGCCCGGTGAGCCGGTCGGCGACCCGGGGCACCGCCGTGACGAGCAGCGCGGTGACCGTGGTCAGCACCGCCAGGAGCAGGAAGTGCCCCCCGTACGCCCGCACCCGCCGTGCGGCTCCCCCGGCTCTCATCGCTCTCCCCCGATCCGCAGCTGAACGGCGGCCACCCGTCGCCGGATGCCGGTGGTGATGACGGCGCTGAACGCCAGCGCGGCCAGCAGCAGCCCGAGCGCGGTCGACCCGA
This genomic interval from Micromonospora sp. CCTCC AA 2012012 contains the following:
- a CDS encoding alpha/beta hydrolase; the encoded protein is MPRRARLTLAGFAAAVVLTAGCTLPAFAPRTDTEGEAAAPGTTPTWHACPEVPDQLVGRGAPGMRYECARVAVPRNWGGGAATGATAGPGTGETFEISLLRARSNRQHDRIGSLVINPGGPGASGVDTAVYLSFGQSFGGLPAAVTDRFDIVGFDPRGVSRSSPVKCISDADLDASFGYDPDPASQSSFDGFVDLNKRIGQRCGDKYGDQLSLFGTEQAARDMDAVRAAVGDDKLTYLGYSYGTLLGATYAQLYPQRVRALVLDGAVDPQQKLVAGSESQAKGFERAFDNFARWCSTNAGRCPIAPDARAAVTAAIDKAKTSPVRGKDGREATSGWVFYAVISSLYTESGWQELARAIDRLDGGDPAEVFRLADAYAGREDDGHYSNLFDANLAVNCTDETEKPTREQIRQLQSQWRQKYPLFGPALAVGMLGCVEWPAARDPYPTGKAVGAPPIVVVGTTGDPATPYEQTGALASMLGVGRVLTWEGEGHTAYPQTACVTDAVDAYLISLTVPRAGLRCPAR
- a CDS encoding FtsX-like permease family protein, whose product is MRAYGGHFLLLAVLTTVTALLVTAVPRVADRLTGQGLREQVAAEPVARRDLTYTTGEERMPGSGAGLVANRAAELTAIEGRMPPAVRTTVGQRWYAGQTGFTPLRGPGLTADKGLVDLSLRAVSGLPEAATLVQGRWPAAGGTADGAIEVALADTVADPFGLHAGDRFTLNLPDPGGEIRTRRPVTLVGVFRPTDRTDGIWDALPSMLRPTPPQGEGQPSQIVGFTADAGLAAAVAAGWPVSFGWRYRISPERITAGQLDALIDGLAALDRTVPAGLTLSQGVDVPLRRFAGSLAAARTLLAVIAAGLLATLAGLTVLAAGLTARRRRTEYALLRARGGSTGALLRRASAESVLVLPAAAGVGWLLGGLLPGTGAPVRYVLLAALLATLAPPVAALTGQRSTGGRADLLARRAGTVRLTVEVTVLAVAVLAAFLLRRRGLVLGDAVDPLLVSVPVLLAVAAALLALRAYPWPLRLLSRAAARARGSVAFLGTARAGRAAATGPLVVVVLAIATAAFCGVVAVGIEAGRDRAASAAVPADALVSGERFAPDTATELAALPGVRAVAPLLVESSLRPYADSVGRPAAVGETQVLLVDGGRFAEVARRSGVPVRLPAGPGAGGDGTTPLPALVSPALAAELARAGLADRAGARPAWYDVQGNRLPVRVAATVGQFPTVDPATDRFLVLPWPALPAGGPHPLVPTGFVLATDGRAVDVAAVTRVAEEGQRRHQRAGAFAGQDRPLPPQVRTWSDVRAELGGSGVNGLLVFGFTTGAVGGALLGLLALAFAVLAGARGRGQVLSRLRTMGLSRRQWRGLLLVELTPLVLVSVLTGALVGALLPTLLTPVLGLPAFTGGTAVRVRFEPGLVAGVLGLAVLALGFAVAVEALNNRRMRLGEVLRLGEES
- a CDS encoding GNAT family N-acetyltransferase; this translates as MTDVIFREAVRADLPAIIALLADDVLGKARDFTEVDAAYERAFADIDADPRNQLIVADSAGELVGCLQITYIPGLGRHGAERSLIESVRVRSDLRGRGLGRAMMAWAVDQARQRGCALVQLTTDKSRADAHRFYRDLGFVASHEGMKLAL
- a CDS encoding potassium channel family protein produces the protein MDLLLLPFRWVYRGLVWFANSPRTLITSYLLMIVVAGILYSHAEHKSAADSVWWAVVTASTVGYGDISPTSWQGRTLAALLISTMVLLVIPLITAHFASRLIVDDDAFEHAEQEELKADVRRLRALVEEMAARQGIDVPEPERRAPVNAPDSAAPLWERSARSNRRRRRR
- a CDS encoding ABC transporter ATP-binding protein, whose translation is MTATAEASPDLADLQRRAAQRAAERAGGRDRLRGHIVCDGLVRIFKTEGVEVVALQGLDLVIDRGELVAIVGASGSGKSTLLNILSGLDTPTAGIARVAEYDLLSLSNRRRLSYRRQLVGFVWQQTGRNLLPYLTARENVELPMKLAGGRSRRARRERARELLDLVGVGYCADRRPGQLSGGEQQRCAVAVAVANDPEVLFADEPTGELDEATGAEVFAALRTINAELGVTIVVVTHDYAVAGQVRRTVAIRDGRTSSEVRRTARVAADGSTELVSEEYAVLDRTGRMQLPASFVEALSLRDRVRLDLEPDHVQVRPGDRAQTERSEA
- a CDS encoding ABC transporter ATP-binding protein; translation: MSEQVSGPSAGETVTGASVTGSTVTGATVTGSTVTGSTVSDEVIRVDGVSRTFGRGEHAVHAVRDVSFSAGRGELVAVRGRSGAGKTTLLNLVGGLDRPDRGRVRVAGRDVTGAGERELLALRRGTIGFVFQTFGLVPILSAAENVGVPLRLARVPAAEREQRVAVLLELVGLGGHAAQRPYELSGGQQQRVAVARALANEPDLLIADEPTGQLDSETGRSIMDLLRAVVHARGMTALVATHDPALIELADRTLTLRDGRLVAD